One Patescibacteria group bacterium genomic window, ATCTTTTTCTATGATTTCATCTTCAGTTGTTGTTTCTTGTTTTTTCATAGATTCTTTCTTGCACTCGTAGCAAATTGTTCCACTTTTGACTTTATGTTTTTTGCAAACAGTGCAGTAAGATTTGGTTGCCCAATATGTTTTAGCATCAAATTTTTTTTGATAATTCATAAAATTATTTGATTAAATCCTCAATTGAAACGCCAAGTGCTTTGGCTAATTTCGCCATAATAAGCACGGACGGTTTTTTAATAACATTACTCTCAATCTTTGTTAGGGTTGTATATTTAACATCGGACTTTTTGGCAAAATCTTCTTGTGATAAGCCCTGTTTATTCCGATACTTCTTTATATTTCCCCCGATGTTTATTTCTATTGCCATATTATCACTAAT contains:
- a CDS encoding helix-turn-helix transcriptional regulator, whose amino-acid sequence is MAIEINIGGNIKKYRNKQGLSQEDFAKKSDVKYTTLTKIESNVIKKPSVLIMAKLAKALGVSIEDLIK